In Desulfurococcaceae archaeon MEX13E-LK6-19, the genomic window TATTTCGAGAAACAAATATTCTCAAAGGATTACGTTACATGGTTTGCTACAATAAACCTACACCCGGGGCTATGGACACTGGACGAGTACATACACCAGCTAGCAATAAACATTTTCTACCATGTAAGCCCACCACAATTCAGATGGAAGAGTGTAATAGAATCTAAAGAAGTACTTATCGACATGCCTTACATAGCGGCGAACGTCACTTACATTTCCAAGAAACCTGTAGCATTTACAATAGATGCTATTGAAGGAAAAGATGCTATCAAAATCAGTGGTGTAGCTTTCAACGGCATCATTCTTGTACAAAATGCTTTCCAGACAACAAAAATAGCAAACAAAACCACATCAATTACACCCCGCGATACAGACTGCTTTAGAGCAATAGCCGTCCCGACACTATACCGTATTGAAGGAGACGGTATATTCGTTAATTACACGATCAGTATAGTTAATATTAATGGTAAAGAGTACTGGAAATTAACCCCCTTCTTCACGTTCATACCACTCATCAATAAACTATATAGTGACCTAAGTAATATCAAGGTTTTAACAAGCTCGTCCATAGATAAAGAGCTTCTATACAATATTACTTGGTCAGGGGAATACAGAACTGTTTTCTATTCTAGAGTAACAGAAGGCTATCCAAGGATTTCAGAAGACGATATACTTCACTTCACCATTTTATCTACAGTATCATCAAATACTAGATTATCAAGCTATATGGGTGTAGGAGAGAGTATATGGTTAAACCTTGCTATCCTACTATTAAACGGTATACTTGCCGGAATAGTTAGTGAAGCAGAGATACCTATATGGCTTTCAGCTGTTGCTCAATTTAGTTACGCTGAATTTACTGCTTATGGTAGCATGGCAGTATTTAGATTATTCGGCGTAAGATCTGTAGATACAGATTTTACTGCTTTGGTTAGGATTGACAAGCTTACTTTGCCTTTGCTTGTTCACGATGACTATTTGCCGTTGATCGTGGTGTATAGAGTTGTAGTTGATGATACAGCCCATATAACTCCATTGTCTTTTGGAGGAAGCGGTATTCATTATGAGGATTTAGAAAATGGTATTATGAAGGCTAAAGCAGTTGCTATAGCACCATATAGTTCTACATCATCTTCATGGCTTAAATACAAGATCTTAGTCAATGTCTCGGGAGAATACCAATTAATAATACCAATACAATATAGCTACGACTATGGATTCACCAGCTCGAACAACCGGTCTCCACAAGGCTCCGTCTACCTCGAAGAAAAGATACTTATTGTTGACGAATATGGTAACACAATCTACTCATGGACAATAACATTGCTCTCAGAAGAACAACCTCCACAACCACCAAACATACCAACACCACTAACTTTCTCAATTAAAGAATACTTATTCACCAAGAATATAACACTTGAAGCCGGAACATACTACCTTATAATAAAAACGATAGCTCATGCCAATGCACAGAATGGGGAAGCATATATTGATGCGTATTCCAATGGATACTACGTACAAGTAAACCCTATGATAAGAGATATCACGTAAAATACTCATATTCATAAGTAAATCTAAAATATAATTTTTACATAAACATCAATACTTAGCTCTTATACACAACAGCTACAGATCACTAATCCAAGGAGATCCAGTATCGGAAATAGCTTCAGTTGGGTTATCAACGTATATATGATTGCTTCGGGCATCTCTATACACATCCCTTAACAACTCCACTCACGAAATAACGTAAGTTCTATGGTGAAGGAAAGAGCTTTCCAGAAACCCTATACAAGACCTTTACCAACACGGTTTATGCCCTTGTTTTTGATAGCATGCACATGAACATTCCCATCATGTTGTGGATATGGGGCCATATGCGTATGCATTTCTCTACCCTATTGTCGAATAATAGTTTATGGAATCTTGTTACCCCAGGGCTCCAGTTGAATAGTTTTCTTGGAGGCTCAACTACGTCTACATCATCTCTCATCTCTAGAATTCTTGTTATAACGTACTCGTTTTCCTCTGGTGCTATACTGCATGTCACATAGAGTAATATGCCATTGTCTTCGAGCAGGTCAAGACCTGCGTTGAGTAGTTCTATTTCGCGGGCAACAATACGTGCTAGGTCTAGTTGTGTTGTCTTCTTCTTACGTGTTTTATCAAACATTATCGCTCCTTCAGCACTACATGGCACATCAAGTAATATCTTATTATACCTTCTCCTCGTCATTCTAGGCATTTTCCTCAGATCACTCCATGTCACAACAATATTCCACAACCCCATCCTGAGCACATGGCCCACGAGGGCACGGAGCCTATATAAAGCGATATCATTGGCTACAACAAGCCCCCTCCCCTTCATGAGTTGGGCAAGATGAGTCGCCTTTCCGCCTGGTGCAGCACAACCATCAAGAACTTTGTCTTCAGGAGAGGGCTCGAGAATCAATGCCACGGCGAGAGGGGCAGCATCCCGGTGGACGTAGTAGTATCCCTTGAGATACTCGTGGGTAGCACCAATACTAGGTCTCGGGGGCTCCTCTACAACACGGTACCCATGGATACTCCATGGAATATACTCTAGTCTAAACCCAAGATCCTCAAGGAGGGAAGCAAGTTTATCGCAATCGATCCTAAGGTCGTTACACCGGATAACAGGTTTTAACGGCTTCTCGAAGGCGTCGAGAAGTCTCTTGGCATCCTCTAGTCCGAGAAGCCTAATGTAGCGTTCAACCATGTAGACACGATACCCATACTTCCTGGCAAGACTAATGGCTTCCTCGGAGACACTCCTAACCCTAATGTCCTTAATGATTTTCTTCCAATCCATACTAGCTTCACTAAAATATTAAGCTAGCTTGGGGACAATATTAAGGCACCTCAATTATAGAGACTTAAGGAAATTCTTCATCTAATCGTTTACTTCTATTGTGATGTATTCATCTACATCTATGACCTGTTTGTCCCCGGTTTCTTCTCCTATAACCTCGTTTAAGCCCATAGAGCTCATTATCTGCGTTATGTACTTTAGTCTAACGAAATTCTTTACCGCAACATCATATTCGTACGGAAACACCTTACTTGGGTCTATGGGCTGTGCTGGCTCCTTCATGTTCTCTTGTACCCACTTGCATGTCGTTGATAACCTGAGGGTATTGTCTTTCAACCCTAGTATCAATGGATACATCTTACAGGAGAAAGGTCTATCCTCATAGATTCTACATGCTCTATTATCTCTATCATAAAATGGACAATAGCCTTCTATAATCCATTTGTACAGGACAACAACTAGTTTATCCTTGCTTGAGAAGGACAGGTATGGTTTAAACGAAAGCTTTGCGCCACCAGCGTGTGTTAAAGCTAGTTTTTCTAGGACACGTTTCTCCCAAGGATAAACAACAGGGCAATCATCGATGTTGCTAAAGAAACAACATTCTCTACATCTAAGGCATTTAAAAACGCTATTACTCATAACTTTTGCACCGATACAAGTTCTATTAGTGGATCATATAATTAAGTGCTACTATCCTTGATTCCTGTTTTAACAATTAGAAATGGGTACTGTATATAACCATAATGACTGTCTTCTTGTAGCCGCTGAATAACAATTATTTTTAAATAGTTGTTTAAATATGCTTCTACACAGCAATAGTTCTTCCCCTAGAGCTATTGCATCGGTTAATTAAGCGGCTGCGTATGATTTAAATATTCTTTTGATGTAAACACATGGTAGATACGTGTATATGGTTGGTGAATAATATTGCCCGCCGTGTATAGGGTTCTATTTATTGATGTAGGTAAGAGAGATTACTGGGTTGAAGAGTACCCTATAGAGGAAGTTGGCGGACCAATAGAGCTTGGCGTTAAGCTTCATCTAGAGAAATATGAGACCTATAAGAAGCCAGTATACAGTCCAGATAACGTTGTAGTCATAGGTAGAGGTGTTTTCGCTGGTACAAAACTCTATGGAGTCCACAGGTTTACAGTAGTATTCAGAAGCCCGTTGACACGTGGGCTCCACGTTGCTTCAATGGGTGGTGCGGCATATCAGTTCAACGTTAATGCTGATGCAATGGTTATTGTAGGTTATAGCGAGACTCCATTAATACTCAAAGTATATGACGAGGGTAACGGCGAGCCTAAAGTAGAGTTCCATGAAGTAGATGAAGGGTTGCTCGAGAATATATGGAGTGGTTTCGGAGACGAGAAAGGTGTCTATGCTCTCCAGAAATGGCTTTCAGAGAGATTCCTTGATTTCTACAAGGAGTATAATGGTAGATCAATCCTAACGGGGCCAGCTGCAAAATATACTAGTCTCGGAGCACTCGTGTCAATAACGCTCAACAAGGGAGTCATGGACCGTGGTAGCGAGGAGTATGCTGCACGAGGCGGGCCTGGTAGCGTACTTTATCGTGCTCACCACGTAGCAGCTATTGTCTACGGCGGTAAATATAATGTTGGAGAGAAGAGGCCGCAAGACCTACTTGATACAAGAAAGATCAATGATATCTTTAGGAAACTAGCTGGCGAAACATACCCGTTTGTCGTGATTAAAGCCGGTACAAAGTATAGGTACGACGAGAAGCTCAAGACAGGAGGTACTTTCGGCGGCAACTACCCGCACCTCAAGACACTAACACCTATGTTCAACTGGAACATGATCTATATGCCCATTGAGCTGAGACAGAAATTCCACGAGATAATAATGAAGTACATGTGGGAGCCTTTCAACAAACAAGCTATTGAGACACGTGAGTGGAAGACCTGTGGAGAACCATGTCCTATCGCTTGTAAGAAAGTAAGAAAAGGCAAGTACAAGACAGACTATGAGCCCTACGAGGGACAAGGCCCGATAATAGGTGTCTTCGACATCAACGAGATCGAGAAAGGCGTGGAAGCAATAGATTCCCTTGGATTCGACGCTATCGAGGTAAGCAACGTTGTTGCCTGGATATTCGATGCATTAGAAAAGGGACTACTTAGACCAGATGAAGTAGGGCTTAGAGACAAGCCATGCTTCAACCCAGAGACATATACGCTTGAGTGCAGCAAGAAGAACATCGAGCTGGCAGTGAAAATACTACACGACCTGGCATGGGGTCGCCAGCCACTACTAAGACTCATAGGAGAAAAAGGACTTAGGAGTGCCGCTAAGATCCTCGATATACTCTACGAGGATAGAGTCAAGACCGTTGGCTTGAAGTTCGAGGACCTAGCAGTCTATGCTCTATTCGGCGAGGAAGGACACATTACACCAAACTTCTACTGGACACCAGGTATGGTTGCACCACTAGCTGTTCTAGGCAGGTACTGGACTCTATACAAGAGCGTATTCGTTGAACCAGAAGAGTATGCAGCAAAAGCAGTTGACAGGGCAATCAAGGAGCTATTCATCGACAACATGGGTCTCTGTAGATTCCACCGTGGATGGGCCGAGAAATACCTCCCAGAACTAGCCAAGACATACTATGGAGTAGACCCCGTGGCTAAAGCAAAAGAGGTCTACAAGAAGATAATCGAGTACCAGGACAAGGCAGCTGCTAACCCTGTATTCTGGGATAGCAAGAAGATAATTGACTACATGGCACTTGGAGCCAAGGAATTCGGCAACGAAGAGTGGGCAAAGAAGTTTGAAGAAGACAAAGTAAAGGCTGCCCGTGAGTGGTGGGACAGGTTCTACAAAAAGATGTATGAAATTCTTGGTCTGAAGTGAAATCTTTTCTAATAATCTTTTTCCTCCAAATACATTAACTTCATATATAAATTGTTATCTACCTTACTATGACAACGGTTACCGGGGAATGTATCGATACAGCTAAAGCAGTACTTCCAAGATTTATCTCTGCAGACAAAGATCTACCACGTGCACCCATAACAACCATGTCATAGTTTCCAGTGTTCAGTTCATCAATAATGGCTTTAGCAACACTTGATTCAGCAGGGTCTATTTCAATAGTCTTGTACTCAACCATCAACCCATATTTCTCTAGTCGCTTCTTCGCTACCTCTATGGGGTCTTTCTCTTCTCTAAGCCCCTTGACTACTACATGGTACACTACTAGCTTTGATCCATAGCGTCTCGCTATATCCGCTGCGAAATCAAGTGCCCGGTAACTATTCTCACTACCATCGATCGGTACAAGTATTCTCCTAAACAAGAAGCTTATCTCATACGTTGGTTCAGGTTTATAGCTCATAGTCTAAAACCACCTCCTACCAATACCTAATGTATCATCCGTTAATTTAATAGATTCCCATGGATCACTAGCTAGCCCCGTTAAGGCTCTGATCGCATCAATGTTTTCTGGAACCACTATGGCCTCCTGGTGCACTGCTTGTATCAACAATAACTCCCTGCCATTAACATGTATGGAATCCCTCCATACAACAAGCTCTGGCACGTCATACCGTTTTCTACCAAGATCTCTAGCATACTCTATAATCTCGGCTGTACTCTTGATACCAGTCTTCATGCTATCAACGAGGACAATCCTAGGCGTTTCATCGAGCACTTCTATAATCTTACCTATGCTTGCCTCATTCTTTAACACAATATTTACTATATGTACATGCATCAACGTTGTAGGCACTATAACTGCTGAAGTAATGATGTCAAGCCAAGGCAGTATTGTTTTTACGTCAAGACCATGGTGACTAGGCAGTTTGACTGGATCAGGGACAATAGCATTGACGGGCCCTCTCTTGATCTCCTTCGGGTCAGATGCTCTCCTAATGATCACTGCCCTAACTTTCTCTACTCCAAACACATTATTTAAACTACATATTATTCTTAGTAAACCAGTTGTATTACAGCTGACAACCCGAACTGACTCCTTACCAACAGCTTCATCATAGTTACATAATGCATTAAAGCTTACGTCGGCAACACTGGGTTTTTCACCGCCCTGGAAAACCATTTTCACACCATACTTCCTGTAGAGAGACTTGTATTTCTCACCATAGCCTCCTGGAGTAGCGTCTACAATAACGTCGATTTGCTCGAGCAAGTCCTCTATAGTCCCAGCTACTTCAAGTCCCTGGTTCTTAAACAACTCTATTTTCTCACTAATAGTATACACCTTGAAACCGTTTGCAAGAGCAGCATAGTACCCGTAATCCGGGGTAACTTTTACCACACCAACAAGCTCCATGTCAGGTTGTTTCGCTACTGCTTCGGCGACACGCTTACCTATAGTACCATAACCGTTTACTCCAACTCTTATTCGCGACAAAAATTCTTCACCATACATGCATTTTAGCCGACATCGCGAGAGCTTCTATTGCCGGCAGTTTTTCTCCAGCAAGGAATAAGAGTAATGCATTACCACCTGTTGATACATGACACTTACTCTCATCTATCTCCTGGTCGCCCACCAGTGATGCTAAGTGTCCGCCACCCAGTATTACAAATGCCTGGCTATTGAGTGCTGCTTTAACTAGTTCCTGTGTACCATTACGGAATCTCTCGTCCTCAATAACGCCCGCGGGACCCCTCATCACAATTACTTTTGCTTCCCTCATCAAGTCTCTATACATGTTTATTGTATTAGGACCTATATCCATGATCTTACCCTTTATCCTACCCAAGTACTCTTCTCTAACCTCCTTTCCATCAAACGTGATGTAATCGACAGGAGTTTCTATCGGCGCTCCAAGATACAATAGTCTCCTCGCTCTCGGCAACAATGACAGAATACCTTTTTCCTCTAGGACACGAAGGTTTTCCCTACCTATATCAAGCCCCTTGGCTACAAGGAATAACTGTGCCACGAAGCCAGCAGTCAAAATCCTGTCAGCAGCCTTGTTCCTAACAAGATGCTCTATAACCCTTAGTATATCGTGTACCTTGCCTCCGCCCAACACGAAGATTCTGGGTGAGACGAGTGATCCGAAAGCTTTCTGTAAAGCAAGTATTTCTTTCTCAAACACTGGACCGGCTGCAGATGGTAGTATCATTGGGAATCCTACTATGCTTGGCTGGCTTCTATGTGCTGCAGCAAAAGCGTCATTAACATAAGCATCAACTAGAGGGGCTAGCCTCCTGACAATATAGGAGTTCATATGCTTCTCTGGAACAGCCTCAATAAGTTCCTCGCTAACAAACCTAAGGTTGTCGAGAAGAAGTACTTGCCCTGGCTCAAGTTTTCTTATAGCTTCTCTAGCCGCAGGACCTATAACATCATCTATGAACTTTACCTCAAGCCCACTGTACTTACTTAACAACTCAGCATGTTTCTCCAATGAGACGAAATCTTGTTCACCAGGTCTACCCTGGTGTGATGCAGCAACAACAGCTGCATTGTATTTTTCCGCGAGAACTCTTACTGTTTTAGCGTGTACACGTATTCTCCTGTCGTCTATTATATCACCTGTATCAGGATCTATTGGGCTGTTGATGTCTATTCTCAGAAACACTTTCTTTTCCTTCAAGTCAATGTCGTTTATGGTTGGTATCTTAGGTATTTCTATGAACGCCATATCTCTCCACCTGTATATTAAATATTTCTTAGAGTATAAAACGTTTGTTACCTGAATTAGTTGTTTTAACCGTTGATGCGTATTTGTTAGATTTTCGTCTAAACTAATTTATGTAGCTGATTAAAGATCTATTATAGAAGACTATATGAGTATTTTCTTAATGCTCGGCAACTAGTTTCTTTAATAGAAACGGTGTCGTAATACTTGTTACATATATTAAGAGGAGAGCACTGAAGTATAGATCCATGGTTAATACCCCAAGGCTTAAGCCTGTGACTGCTATCACAAGATCTACTCCAGCTCTAGGCATCATTCCTACACCTATTGCTAGAGACGATCTTTTATCGAATCCCTGGAGCCAAGCAGCTACACCACATCCAACAACCTTCCCTACAACACCAGCTACTACTATCAAGAAGGCTGTAGTCAATGCTTTCGACAACTCTATGTTCCCGAGAATACTCCATGGGTCAAGCAGTATACCAGCGTAAACGAAGAAGAACGGGCTTATGAAATCCACGAGCAATGGATAGTACTGTCTAGCCCTACTAGTCATAGGGAGCGCAATACTTAGTGACAGCCCCGCGAAGTATGCTCCTATAATAGGAGATAAGCCGTAGAAAGCAGTTATTGTCGCTACAATAAGCCCTACTATTATAGGGTACGTGAACTGGGCATCATGAAGACTGCTTTTCATAAAGAACCCGATTATCTTCTTAGAGAACTTCGATATCACGAAAGCTATTACCAGTAGTAAGATTATACCCGTTACTACCTTGTAAGTAGGGTTACCCTCCTCTTCTGCAAGCATACTATAGACTATACTGAATAACACCATAGCATATACGTCGTCGGCTACAGCTGCACCAAGAATAGTTTCCCCAACAGGCGTCCTGATCGCGTTGATCTCCATTAACGTCGCAACCGTGACGCTTACACTCGTCGGTGCAAGTATAACTGCTATGAACAACGATGTCTCGATACTATAGCCGAGATACAGAGACACCAGAAGAGCTAGAGAAAAAGTCGCGACAACACCTCCAACAGCAACGATACCAGCGCTTTTACCGTACTTTTTTAGATCCTCGATACTAGACTCTAGTCCCGCAAGGAATATGAGCAGTACTATTCCGAGCCAGGCAATAGATTCTATGTTATCTGTAATTCTTATTATGCCTAGAATCGTTGGGCCGAGAAGAATCCCAGCCAGAAGATCGCCGAGAAGAGGTGGCTGTTTAATTTTTGCAAACAATTCTTCAAGAACTTTAGCACAGATAATCACCAATGTTATGTCGAGCAGTATAAGAGCTTCACTGGACATGTCAACCACGTCTTTAAGATATTGTCTACTCTAGAGAATAATCATAATCACCGTAATTAAAGCATATACATAATTGTTCGATAAATTAATTCTTTAAAATAATTTATTAAAGTTAATCAAAATACTTCCACTAAAGTAGTTTAACACAATATATTACTAATAATGCATAAAATGTATAAGTATCTATTATAGCGTTTTACAGAAAAGTTTACATTTAAGTGCGTGTTAAATTGTAAATACAAGTACCTGGTTCTGGGAGGCTGGAACAATGGATCCTGTTCACGGCGGGTTATTAATTATAATAGCACTAGTACTCTACGCAATATTCTACTTTACACACGGACGTTATCTACAAAACAAGGTCGTCAAAGCCGACCCAAACAAACCAACACCAGCACAGAGACTTTATGACGGAGTAGACTATGTCCCTGCCAATAAATACGTACTATACGGACACCACTTCGCATCCATCGCTGGAGCAGGACCCATAGTAGGACCTGCTATCGCACTAGGTTGGGGCTGGCTTCCAGCAATCCTATGGGTTTGGTTTGGCAACGTCTTTGTCGGCGTAGTCCACGACTACCTGGCTCTAATGGCTAGCGTGAGGTATGACGGTAAGTCCATTGGCTGGGTTGCCGGCGAGCTAATGGGAAGAAAGACGATGTACATATTCAACTCATACATATGGTTCTCACTACTACTAGTCGTAGCCGCTTTTGGCTTCGTCATATCAACACTGTTCTCTGGAATACCTGGCGCAGGACTATCGGCGTTGCTACTATTATTCTTCGCAGTGATAACAGGGTACCTAATGTATAAGACATCTCTAGGAGTAAAAGGAGGCACACCTATTGCATGGATTTTCATCATAATAGCAGTATTCATAGGAATCATGGCACAAGAAGGCAACTGGTTCGATAACATATGGTTCCTACAGTACTTCAAGGACTTCAACACCTGGATATATATACTATTGATCTACATCATAGTAGCAGCATCAATACCAGTATGGGTGCTACTACAGCCCAGAGACTACATGAACGCCTATATCCTATGGGCTAGCCTAGCAATAGGCGGCGGTGCAATGATCTGGTTATTCCTACAGGGTGGTGCAGGGAATCTAGTATTCCCAGGCTACACAACATTCACAGCAAATATTGTCGGAGGAATGCCATCACCATTCTGGCCAGCAGTACCATTAATCATAGCATGTGGTGCTTTATCAGGATTCCATAGCCTAGTAGGATCAGGTACATCAAGTAAACAGCTAGCCAACGAGCTCCACGGATTAACAGTAGCTTACGCTGGCATGGAGACAGAAGGCTTCCTATCAACAATGGTTATAGCCACTATTGCCGCCTTCGGAGTACTAGCTTTCGCAGACACCATCTATGCTGCCGTAAGCGGAGGCAATACAGCTGTTACAAACATAGTCAACTCCATAGCCTCAGACCTAGGTATGAAGCCTGTCACTGCAGACAACATAACAAAAGATTATGCACAAACACTCATGAGTAAATTCGCGGACACACCATCCGCTTTCGGCAAGTATTATGCTAAACTTGCCGGAAAACTCAAGTGGACAATAATACCGAAGAGCTATGCCTATGCTACAAACAAGGCATTCGGACTAAGCCTTACAGCAATGACCATATTCGGCACACTATGGATCACAGGATTCGCTCTAACGAGCCTCGACACCGCCACTAGACTAGGCAGGTATGCTTGGCAAGAGTTAATGTCCCCATTAAAGAAGTCTGCTCCAGGACTATACAAAGTCATTGCAAACAAATGGGTTGCATCAGCAATACTAGCACTAATAGGAATGTGGCTAGCTGCATCCAAGCAATTCCTATTACTATGGCCAGCATTCGCCGGCATGAACCAGCTACTCAGCAGCCTTGCACTAATGACTGTAGCCGTCTGGGTAGCAAAAGTACAGAAAGCAAGCAGTCTCGGTAAAGCACTTGTAGTAGCACCAGCAATATTCATGTGGATAACAGTAACAATAGCCCTCCTATGGTTCGAGTACGTCGTAGTATATCCAAAGATGCTAGCCGGCGAGTTAGCAGGAATAATTGTAGGCGTAATAACAGCTATCGGCATAATACTCAACCTACTAATATTCGCTCTATGGATAAGAAGAATGAGAAAATAAAGAGGAGGGGGCTTCAACGAATATAAACACCATCCTTTTTTCCTTCAGTACAAACCATATTTCCTTAAAGAATACCCGGGAAAACCTTTCTTTACTACATAGTTTCATAAATTACTGTTTTAAACAGAAGTTAAGTGGGGGCGTGTTTTGAGTAAGAAAAAACGTGGCATAATAGATATAATAACAGGGATATTCAAGGGCAAAGCAGTTGAATACATAGAAGTAGAACTTAGGGAATTGGAGAACATATTCGCCTTAATTACAATAGGCTCATTCATAGGCCTCCCGAGCCCACCTACATTCATATCCCTAAGAATACTCCCCTATATGGGCCGGGAACTACTTGTAATGACAAGAATAAGTGAAAGACTTGATGATATGTTAGGCGAGATGGCTGGATTATTTGATATAGAATAAAATTAGATTAGATAATGTACTCTGGTGATCTATGCTTGAAACATGATTTCAAAATAAGGTTGTTCATGGGAAAAGGTGGTGTGGGAAAAACAACAATAGCCTCAGCCTACGCCCTGAAGAATGCTAGTGAAAACAAGAAGACTCTCATCGTGAGCCTTGACCCAGCTCATAATCTTGGCGACGTTCTTGGTGTTGAGCTTGGCGACAAACCAACTAAGATCACACGTAATCTTGTAGCAATAGAGGTCAACTACGATAAAATGGTTGAAAAACACTTGAAAACTCTTACCGAGAAAATCAAGGACATCTATGGCTACCTACGTATATTCAATCTAGAAAAGTACATTGATGTACTAAGCCACTCGCCTGGAATAGAAGAACAAGCTGCTCTCGAGAAAATAATCGAGATAATAAAAGAATATGGTATGGAGAAGAAATTCGATGTAATTGTCTTCGATACCCCACCTACAGGTCTAACTCTCAGGATAATGGCGTTGCCAACAATATCAATTATTTGGATCGATAAACTAATCGAGTTAAGACTTGCTATCCTGGAAAAGAGGAAAATAATAGCGAAAACAATTGGTGAACAACAGGAAATAACTATAGCTGGCAAGAAAATGAAAATACCTGTTGAAGTATCTGAAGACCCTATATACCAAGAACTAGTAGGCCTTAAGAAAGAATATGAGTTCATAAACAATATACTCACAGACCCAAGTACAACAAATATAGTGATGATCGTAAACCCTGAAACACTAACAATACTTGAAGCCAAGAGAGCCTATGATTTCCTGAAAAGAATAAAAATCAATACAAAATACATAGCTATAAATAAGGTACTGGCAATCAAAGAATTACCCGATGAACTCAAACCCAGGCTCGAACAAGAAGAGAAAGCCATTAAAGAAGCTGAGAAAATATTTAAGGATACTACTATAGTCAAGATACCATATCAGCCTAAAGAACCACGCGGATTAAAAGACTTAGAAAAACTGCTCATCTACATCAAGAACATAGACTAAGTAATGAGCTAAGTACCACCATGGTGTAGAGTAATGGACTACCTAGTGATCTATTTCCTACTAGTACTCACATTTATTCTAGCCGCTGTTTCTGTCCTCCAATTCTATAAGGGTAGAAGAATAAACCTAAAGATCCTCGAGCATAGCATAAGAGCAATGGAGAAAA contains:
- a CDS encoding cation:proton antiporter codes for the protein MSSEALILLDITLVIICAKVLEELFAKIKQPPLLGDLLAGILLGPTILGIIRITDNIESIAWLGIVLLIFLAGLESSIEDLKKYGKSAGIVAVGGVVATFSLALLVSLYLGYSIETSLFIAVILAPTSVSVTVATLMEINAIRTPVGETILGAAVADDVYAMVLFSIVYSMLAEEEGNPTYKVVTGIILLLVIAFVISKFSKKIIGFFMKSSLHDAQFTYPIIVGLIVATITAFYGLSPIIGAYFAGLSLSIALPMTSRARQYYPLLVDFISPFFFVYAGILLDPWSILGNIELSKALTTAFLIVVAGVVGKVVGCGVAAWLQGFDKRSSLAIGVGMMPRAGVDLVIAVTGLSLGVLTMDLYFSALLLIYVTSITTPFLLKKLVAEH
- a CDS encoding carbon starvation protein A — translated: MDPVHGGLLIIIALVLYAIFYFTHGRYLQNKVVKADPNKPTPAQRLYDGVDYVPANKYVLYGHHFASIAGAGPIVGPAIALGWGWLPAILWVWFGNVFVGVVHDYLALMASVRYDGKSIGWVAGELMGRKTMYIFNSYIWFSLLLVVAAFGFVISTLFSGIPGAGLSALLLLFFAVITGYLMYKTSLGVKGGTPIAWIFIIIAVFIGIMAQEGNWFDNIWFLQYFKDFNTWIYILLIYIIVAASIPVWVLLQPRDYMNAYILWASLAIGGGAMIWLFLQGGAGNLVFPGYTTFTANIVGGMPSPFWPAVPLIIACGALSGFHSLVGSGTSSKQLANELHGLTVAYAGMETEGFLSTMVIATIAAFGVLAFADTIYAAVSGGNTAVTNIVNSIASDLGMKPVTADNITKDYAQTLMSKFADTPSAFGKYYAKLAGKLKWTIIPKSYAYATNKAFGLSLTAMTIFGTLWITGFALTSLDTATRLGRYAWQELMSPLKKSAPGLYKVIANKWVASAILALIGMWLAASKQFLLLWPAFAGMNQLLSSLALMTVAVWVAKVQKASSLGKALVVAPAIFMWITVTIALLWFEYVVVYPKMLAGELAGIIVGVITAIGIILNLLIFALWIRRMRK
- a CDS encoding ArsA family ATPase, producing the protein MKHDFKIRLFMGKGGVGKTTIASAYALKNASENKKTLIVSLDPAHNLGDVLGVELGDKPTKITRNLVAIEVNYDKMVEKHLKTLTEKIKDIYGYLRIFNLEKYIDVLSHSPGIEEQAALEKIIEIIKEYGMEKKFDVIVFDTPPTGLTLRIMALPTISIIWIDKLIELRLAILEKRKIIAKTIGEQQEITIAGKKMKIPVEVSEDPIYQELVGLKKEYEFINNILTDPSTTNIVMIVNPETLTILEAKRAYDFLKRIKINTKYIAINKVLAIKELPDELKPRLEQEEKAIKEAEKIFKDTTIVKIPYQPKEPRGLKDLEKLLIYIKNID